A region of Campylobacter sp. RM16189 DNA encodes the following proteins:
- the gmhA gene encoding D-sedoheptulose 7-phosphate isomerase: MQINEMIKNELEAHKKTAEAIFELQDEIKKACEMAVDTLKNGGKIMLCGNGGSAADSQHIAAELSGRYKKERGALAGIALTTDTSALTAIGNDYGYEFVFSRQLEAIGRSGDLLIAISTSGNSPNVIRALKMARDMGIKTLGLSGKDGGAMNEICDLNLVMPSSDTPRIQEMHILVGHTICQAIDDAF, encoded by the coding sequence ATGCAGATAAATGAGATGATAAAAAATGAACTTGAAGCTCACAAAAAGACAGCAGAAGCTATTTTTGAACTTCAGGACGAGATAAAAAAAGCGTGCGAAATGGCTGTTGACACGCTTAAAAACGGCGGCAAAATAATGCTCTGCGGAAACGGAGGAAGCGCTGCTGACTCGCAACACATAGCAGCCGAACTTAGCGGAAGATATAAAAAAGAGCGCGGTGCGTTAGCAGGTATAGCGCTAACTACCGATACTTCGGCTTTAACAGCGATAGGAAACGACTACGGATATGAGTTTGTTTTCTCACGCCAACTTGAAGCTATCGGACGAAGCGGAGATCTGCTTATAGCTATATCGACCAGCGGGAATAGCCCAAATGTCATAAGAGCGCTTAAAATGGCTCGTGATATGGGAATTAAAACGCTCGGGCTTAGTGGCAAAGACGGTGGCGCGATGAATGAAATATGTGATCTAAATTTAGTTATGCCTTCAAGCGATACGCCTAGAATTCAAGAGATGCATATTTTGGTGGGTCATACTATCTGTCAAGCTATTGACGATGCTTTTTAG
- the rfaE1 gene encoding D-glycero-beta-D-manno-heptose-7-phosphate kinase — protein MREVRTLVVGDLMLDHYIWGSCDRISPEAPVQVVKIKNETKRLGGAGNVVLNLLSLGAKVGVISAVGNDEVGKEIAKIIKDFGAKPEFIKFEDGRTSSIKSRVMATHQQVVRIDKESIENIACEDELIREFGAALDSYDVVLLSDYGKGVLTPKVCAKLINEANLKNKPVLIDPKGKDYSKYAGATLLTPNKKEASEAVGFSINSDSELENALKKLKNELNLTHSLITISEEGIALLKDDKSVKFPALAKEVFDVTGAGDTVLATLGYMLGLKESIEKAIETANLAAAVVVAKVGSATASFEEINELIRSRGSLSFESKIKKVDELCELLKNRGEKKLVFTNGCFDILHAGHVKYLAKAREFGDILVLGLNSDRSVRELKGQSRPVNSEFDRASVLAALGSVDYVVIFDELTPLDLIKALKPDILVKGADYAGKEVVGSEVVSDVRLVEFVEGRSTTNLINRIQNADK, from the coding sequence ATGCGTGAAGTTCGTACTTTAGTCGTTGGTGATCTGATGCTTGATCACTATATTTGGGGTAGTTGCGACAGAATTTCTCCTGAAGCACCCGTGCAGGTTGTAAAGATAAAAAATGAGACCAAAAGGCTTGGTGGAGCAGGAAACGTAGTGCTAAATTTGCTCTCTTTGGGCGCTAAAGTGGGCGTGATAAGCGCTGTGGGCAATGATGAAGTGGGCAAAGAGATAGCTAAGATCATCAAGGATTTTGGAGCAAAGCCTGAGTTTATAAAATTTGAAGATGGGCGAACAAGCTCGATAAAAAGCCGTGTTATGGCAACCCATCAGCAAGTAGTTAGGATAGATAAAGAAAGCATTGAAAATATCGCTTGTGAAGATGAGCTGATAAGAGAATTTGGCGCGGCGCTAGATAGCTATGACGTGGTTTTGCTTTCTGATTACGGCAAGGGAGTGCTAACTCCAAAGGTTTGCGCAAAGCTCATAAATGAAGCAAATTTAAAGAATAAACCCGTGCTAATCGATCCAAAAGGCAAAGACTACTCAAAATACGCAGGTGCAACGCTTCTAACGCCAAATAAAAAAGAGGCTAGCGAAGCGGTGGGTTTTAGTATAAATAGCGACTCAGAGCTTGAAAATGCGTTAAAGAAGCTAAAAAACGAGCTAAATTTGACTCACTCGCTTATAACCATCTCAGAAGAGGGGATCGCGCTTTTAAAAGATGATAAATCAGTAAAATTTCCTGCTCTTGCAAAAGAAGTCTTTGACGTCACTGGCGCAGGAGATACGGTGCTAGCGACACTTGGTTATATGCTTGGGCTTAAAGAAAGTATCGAAAAAGCGATAGAGACTGCAAATTTGGCCGCTGCGGTTGTGGTAGCGAAGGTTGGCTCCGCTACGGCAAGTTTTGAAGAGATAAATGAGCTTATCAGAAGTCGCGGATCGCTTAGCTTTGAAAGTAAGATAAAAAAAGTAGATGAGCTGTGTGAGCTGCTTAAAAATAGAGGCGAAAAAAAGCTTGTTTTTACAAATGGCTGCTTTGATATTTTGCATGCGGGGCATGTGAAGTATCTTGCTAAGGCTAGGGAATTTGGTGATATTTTGGTTCTGGGACTAAATTCGGATAGATCGGTTCGCGAGCTAAAAGGACAAAGTCGTCCGGTAAATAGCGAATTTGATAGAGCATCGGTGCTTGCAGCGCTTGGCTCGGTTGATTATGTAGTGATTTTTGATGAGCTAACCCCACTTGATCTGATAAAGGCTTTAAAGCCTGATATCTTAGTAAAAGGTGCTGATTACGCAGGTAAAGAAGTCGTTGGAAGCGAAGTCGTAAGCGACGTAAGATTGGTTGAGTTTGTGGAGGGCAGAAGCACTACAAATTTGATAAATAGGATACAAAATGCAGATAAATGA
- the rfaD gene encoding ADP-glyceromanno-heptose 6-epimerase produces MKIENKKIVITGGAGFIGSALAHYFDENCPSCEVLVVDKFRSDEKFSNGNLKSFGHFKNLLGFKGEIYEGDINCAKTLGMIEQFKPDIIYHEAAISDTTVREQDELMRTNLNSFKDLLEICLKTGAKMIYAGSGATYGNAKSPQKVGECESPNNVYGFSKLKMDHLGQKYAKMGVKVVGLRYFNVYGKGEFFKNKTASMVLQFGLQILSGNTPKLFEGSDKIKRDFVYIKDIINANLLAINAPSGVYNAATGKARSFQDIADILQRELGTNLGNEYIKNPYAGSYQFHTEADIEPTKAALKYEPQWSLEEGIKDYISEIKRIFKEELNA; encoded by the coding sequence ATGAAGATAGAAAATAAAAAGATAGTTATAACAGGTGGAGCGGGCTTTATCGGCTCGGCACTGGCGCATTATTTTGATGAGAACTGCCCAAGTTGCGAAGTGCTTGTGGTTGATAAATTTAGAAGCGATGAGAAATTTAGCAATGGAAATTTAAAGAGCTTTGGACACTTTAAAAATTTGCTCGGCTTTAAGGGTGAAATTTATGAAGGCGATATCAACTGCGCTAAGACGCTTGGTATGATAGAGCAGTTTAAGCCTGATATCATCTACCATGAAGCAGCGATTTCTGATACTACAGTTAGAGAGCAAGACGAGTTAATGCGTACGAATTTAAATAGCTTTAAAGACTTGCTTGAAATTTGCCTTAAAACGGGTGCTAAGATGATATATGCAGGCTCGGGTGCAACTTACGGAAATGCTAAAAGCCCTCAAAAAGTAGGCGAATGCGAATCGCCAAATAACGTTTATGGTTTTAGCAAGCTAAAGATGGATCATCTAGGGCAAAAATACGCAAAAATGGGCGTTAAAGTCGTAGGACTTAGGTATTTTAACGTGTATGGTAAAGGTGAGTTTTTTAAGAATAAAACCGCCTCTATGGTGCTTCAGTTTGGGCTTCAAATTTTAAGCGGAAATACTCCAAAGTTGTTTGAAGGAAGCGATAAGATAAAAAGGGATTTTGTCTATATAAAAGATATCATAAATGCAAATTTGCTAGCTATCAATGCTCCAAGCGGTGTTTATAACGCAGCCACAGGCAAAGCAAGAAGCTTTCAAGATATAGCAGATATTTTGCAGCGAGAGCTTGGCACAAATTTAGGCAATGAATACATCAAAAATCCATATGCCGGCTCATATCAGTTTCACACGGAAGCTGACATAGAGCCTACCAAAGCCGCTCTTAAATATGAGCCGCAGTGGAGCTTGGAAGAGGGGATAAAAGACTACATCTCTGAGATAAAAAGGATCTTTAAGGAAGAGCTAAATGCGTGA
- a CDS encoding HAD family hydrolase, producing MSSLGYKKALFLDRDGVINEDFGYVYEVKNFIFKDEIFKAVKGFVDSGFIVIIVTNQSGIGRGYYTLEQFNELSEFMLGEFAKNGIEIAKICFCPHAPEEDCECRKPKPKMIIDAANEFKIDLAKSIMIGDKDSDIKAGESAGVGANFKLDGVNFKSVADVFEKLKKENLI from the coding sequence ATGAGTAGTTTGGGTTATAAAAAGGCGCTGTTTTTAGATAGAGATGGCGTTATAAACGAGGATTTCGGCTATGTTTATGAGGTTAAAAATTTTATCTTTAAGGATGAGATTTTTAAAGCGGTTAAAGGCTTTGTAGATAGCGGATTTATCGTTATCATCGTTACTAATCAATCAGGAATCGGAAGAGGTTATTATACACTTGAGCAGTTTAATGAGCTTAGTGAATTTATGCTTGGCGAGTTTGCAAAAAACGGCATTGAGATAGCTAAAATTTGCTTTTGTCCGCACGCTCCAGAAGAGGATTGTGAGTGCAGAAAGCCAAAGCCAAAGATGATAATTGACGCGGCAAACGAATTTAAGATAGATCTGGCAAAATCAATAATGATAGGCGATAAAGATAGCGATATCAAGGCTGGAGAAAGCGCGGGAGTCGGAGCAAATTTCAAGCTTGACGGCGTAAATTTTAAAAGTGTGGCTGATGTTTTTGAAAAGCTGAAAAAGGAAAATTTGATATGA
- a CDS encoding c-type cytochrome, with amino-acid sequence MKKLLIVSGAAALLASSLFAADGATLYKKCVACHGPKAEKSFLNKVPVLTTLSKEEMVEALKAYKAGTLNKFKSAAMMKPIVAPLSEADMEAVSEYITTLK; translated from the coding sequence ATGAAAAAACTACTTATCGTTTCAGGTGCTGCGGCACTTCTTGCTTCAAGCCTTTTTGCGGCTGATGGAGCTACGCTTTACAAAAAATGTGTTGCCTGTCACGGCCCAAAAGCTGAGAAATCTTTCTTAAACAAGGTTCCGGTTCTTACAACTCTTTCAAAAGAGGAGATGGTAGAGGCTCTTAAGGCTTACAAAGCCGGCACGTTAAACAAATTTAAATCAGCCGCTATGATGAAACCGATCGTAGCTCCACTAAGCGAAGCTGATATGGAAGCTGTCTCTGAGTATATTACTACTTTAAAATAA
- a CDS encoding c-type cytochrome, whose translation MKSLYIFITICILHSSLYAIDGKEIYKKCMGCHGQKADLKYHPKASAIVNIPKERRLKALEGYKDGTINRYGMGSSMKDQVVNLSIEELIAVNEFIDTLK comes from the coding sequence ATGAAAAGTCTATATATTTTTATAACTATTTGCATTTTACACTCATCTTTATATGCCATAGATGGTAAAGAAATTTATAAAAAATGCATGGGTTGTCACGGGCAAAAAGCCGATTTAAAATATCATCCCAAGGCATCTGCGATTGTAAATATTCCAAAAGAGAGACGTTTAAAGGCACTTGAAGGCTACAAAGATGGTACAATCAATAGATACGGAATGGGTAGCTCGATGAAAGATCAAGTCGTAAATCTGAGTATAGAGGAGCTGATAGCTGTAAACGAATTTATAGATACTCTAAAATAG